A genomic window from Chitinophaga pollutisoli includes:
- a CDS encoding SDR family oxidoreductase, producing the protein MMEQLFSGKVALVTGAGSGIGEATALLYATQGAKVIVSDINEEHGNGVVDKIRQSGGDAQFVACDVSKPEACEQLVNETLRHYGRLDYACNNAGIGGEANPVGDMSVKGWDTVIAVNLSSVFYCMKYQLPAILKSGGGAIVNMASILGQVGFPHSAGYVAAKHGVVGLTQNAAAEYSAQGVRVNAVGPGFIDTPLLKQMDKATKDMLVSKHPIGRLGKAEEVAEVVIWLSSDKASFVTGAYYAVDGAYLAV; encoded by the coding sequence ATGATGGAACAGTTATTTTCCGGAAAAGTGGCATTGGTAACCGGCGCAGGCTCCGGCATTGGGGAGGCGACGGCGCTTTTATACGCCACGCAGGGCGCTAAAGTAATCGTATCGGATATTAACGAGGAACACGGCAACGGCGTGGTCGACAAGATCCGCCAAAGCGGTGGCGACGCGCAGTTTGTTGCCTGCGACGTCAGCAAGCCGGAAGCTTGTGAGCAGCTGGTGAACGAAACCCTCCGGCACTATGGCCGCCTGGATTATGCCTGCAACAACGCCGGCATCGGCGGGGAAGCTAATCCTGTCGGGGACATGAGCGTGAAAGGTTGGGACACCGTGATTGCCGTGAACCTTTCCAGCGTATTCTATTGCATGAAATACCAGCTGCCCGCCATTTTAAAAAGCGGCGGCGGGGCGATCGTCAACATGGCGTCGATCCTCGGGCAGGTGGGCTTCCCGCATTCGGCCGGATACGTGGCCGCCAAACACGGCGTGGTGGGGCTGACCCAGAATGCCGCGGCGGAATACTCGGCCCAGGGCGTTCGTGTAAATGCCGTAGGCCCCGGTTTCATCGATACGCCGCTGCTCAAGCAAATGGATAAAGCCACCAAAGACATGCTCGTTTCCAAACATCCCATCGGCCGACTCGGCAAAGCGGAAGAAGTAGCCGAAGTCGTGATCTGGCTGAGTTCCGACAAGGCATCCTTCGTTACCGGCGCCTACTACGCGGTAGACGGAGCGTACCTGGCCGTATAA
- a CDS encoding DNA starvation/stationary phase protection protein codes for MKANIGIGENHLQAVAEKLQVLLADEQVLYTKTRNYHWNVVGDNFAEMHAFYEGQYNELAEIVDEVAERIRMIGHYSSGRLVDFLKLTNLLEPEYTNVQSQQIKNLLDDHETIIRNLRELITEFSDKQKDLGTSDFVTGLMRQHEKMAWMLRSYITK; via the coding sequence ATGAAAGCAAACATCGGCATCGGAGAAAACCACCTGCAGGCAGTAGCTGAAAAATTACAGGTATTATTGGCGGATGAACAAGTCCTTTATACCAAAACCCGGAATTACCATTGGAACGTTGTAGGCGATAATTTCGCGGAAATGCATGCCTTCTACGAAGGGCAATACAACGAACTGGCTGAAATCGTGGACGAAGTGGCGGAGCGTATCCGCATGATCGGCCATTACAGCTCCGGCCGCCTCGTGGATTTCCTCAAGCTCACCAACCTCCTCGAACCGGAATATACCAACGTGCAGTCCCAACAGATCAAAAACCTGCTCGACGACCACGAAACCATCATCCGCAATCTCCGCGAGCTGATCACGGAATTCTCGGACAAGCAAAAAGACCTCGGCACCAGCGATTTCGTGACCGGCCTCATGCGCCAGCACGAGAAAATGGCCTGGATGCTCCGGTCCTACATCACCAAATAG
- a CDS encoding OmpA family protein, which yields MRLPALFHLMTGMLLLPPAAHAQNLLANPSFEDVNVCIEYYAPCAPVGWENVSPALKMAYNYHTYKNKAGHQYVSLVSGSIRDERNYVQTRLLCPLQKGKQYRIMTIIGATQRLEPEVDFYLSKDYVFRENAHVLNDLKPTITLRKAQIAKPLEKNFYRMEAVFTAEDDYTHLLAGRMELRQSRASGGPEFIFLDYVELAPVEPADLCPEAASVIDSIARRRLRHTLPGHPVNHQLTNAGNSRAKGCVDVEIPNTDIFTAVGRSRYPLSASRIDSLVQRYQPGGYELRITGYFFDPASQRFDSTRSANEANDVREVFVKDFTFSPRDVKVVTLQSATPRYDAASPGAKVRNNFVGIEVCPAGISVPPEMPVAVAVTPPPPDTLIIPDVLFKFDRHELNPALFSALDTLVDKIPRAEGTTLALIGHTDNAGADEYNLELSLRRAESLAAYLRKKGLGDHILTVSGEGEKRPAHQNDTPEGRRRNRRVEIIIYKQ from the coding sequence ATGCGATTACCTGCCCTGTTCCACCTTATGACCGGGATGCTGCTGCTTCCCCCGGCTGCCCACGCGCAGAACCTGCTGGCCAACCCCAGTTTCGAGGATGTCAATGTCTGTATCGAATATTACGCGCCCTGCGCGCCGGTAGGCTGGGAAAACGTGTCGCCCGCGCTGAAAATGGCGTATAATTACCATACCTATAAGAATAAAGCAGGGCATCAATATGTAAGTCTTGTGAGCGGGAGCATCCGCGACGAGCGCAACTATGTGCAAACGCGCCTGCTCTGCCCCTTGCAAAAAGGGAAACAGTACCGGATCATGACGATCATCGGCGCCACGCAGCGGCTGGAGCCGGAAGTGGATTTCTACCTGTCGAAGGATTATGTTTTCCGGGAAAATGCACATGTCCTGAATGATCTCAAACCCACCATTACCCTGCGCAAAGCACAAATCGCGAAGCCCCTTGAAAAGAATTTCTACCGCATGGAAGCGGTTTTCACGGCGGAAGACGATTACACGCACCTGTTGGCAGGCCGCATGGAACTGCGGCAGTCCCGGGCCTCGGGCGGGCCGGAGTTCATTTTCCTCGATTACGTGGAGCTGGCGCCGGTGGAACCGGCGGACCTCTGCCCCGAGGCGGCATCCGTCATCGATTCAATCGCCCGCCGCCGGCTGCGCCACACGCTTCCCGGGCACCCCGTCAACCACCAACTGACAAATGCCGGTAATTCCCGGGCTAAAGGCTGCGTGGATGTCGAAATCCCCAACACCGATATCTTCACCGCCGTTGGCCGTTCCCGCTATCCCTTGTCGGCCTCGCGCATCGATTCGCTCGTTCAGCGTTACCAGCCCGGCGGATACGAGCTGCGGATCACCGGTTATTTCTTTGACCCGGCCTCCCAGCGCTTCGATTCCACGCGGTCGGCCAATGAGGCAAACGACGTCCGCGAAGTATTCGTCAAGGATTTTACCTTTAGTCCCCGGGATGTTAAAGTCGTTACCCTGCAATCCGCCACGCCCCGTTACGACGCTGCCTCGCCCGGCGCAAAAGTCAGGAATAACTTTGTGGGGATAGAAGTTTGCCCGGCGGGCATTTCCGTCCCGCCGGAAATGCCGGTGGCAGTTGCTGTGACGCCTCCGCCCCCCGATACCCTTATCATCCCTGACGTGCTTTTCAAATTCGACCGCCACGAACTCAACCCGGCACTCTTCTCCGCGCTGGATACACTGGTCGACAAAATCCCCCGCGCCGAAGGTACTACCCTGGCGCTGATCGGGCATACCGACAATGCCGGGGCCGACGAATACAACCTCGAGCTCTCGCTCCGCCGCGCGGAGTCGCTGGCGGCATATCTCCGGAAGAAAGGCCTGGGCGACCACATCCTTACCGTTTCCGGGGAAGGGGAGAAAAGGCCCGCCCATCAGAACGACACGCCGGAAGGCCGGCGGCGCAACCGGCGGGTGGAGATCATCATTTACAAACAGTAA